From the genome of Proteus vulgaris, one region includes:
- the fabI gene encoding enoyl-ACP reductase FabI produces the protein MGFMTGKRILITGVASKLSIAYGIAKAMRDQGAELAFTYQNEKLKPRVEEFAASLDSNIVLECDVSKDESIDTMYAELAKVWPKYDGFVHSIGFAPADQLDGDYVNAVTREGFKIAHDISAYSFVAMAKASREMLNPNSALLTLTYLGAERAIPNYNVMGLAKASLEANVRYMANAMGPEGIRVNGISAGPIRTLAASGIKDFRKMLSHCESVTPLRRTVTTEDVGNTAAFLCSDLSGGITGEIIHVDGGFSIAAMNELELK, from the coding sequence ATGGGCTTTATGACCGGCAAACGCATTCTTATTACTGGTGTTGCTAGTAAATTATCAATTGCTTATGGTATTGCCAAAGCTATGCGTGACCAAGGTGCAGAACTTGCATTTACTTACCAAAATGAAAAACTGAAACCACGCGTTGAAGAATTTGCAGCATCATTAGACTCAAATATCGTATTAGAGTGTGATGTGTCAAAAGACGAAAGCATCGATACCATGTATGCAGAACTTGCAAAAGTTTGGCCAAAATACGATGGTTTTGTTCACTCTATCGGTTTTGCACCTGCTGACCAACTAGATGGTGACTATGTTAACGCTGTTACTCGTGAAGGTTTTAAAATTGCTCACGATATTAGCGCATACAGCTTTGTTGCGATGGCAAAAGCAAGCCGTGAAATGCTAAATCCAAACTCTGCTCTATTAACTCTGACTTATTTAGGTGCTGAACGTGCAATCCCTAATTATAACGTCATGGGTCTGGCTAAAGCGTCTTTAGAAGCTAACGTACGTTACATGGCAAACGCCATGGGTCCTGAAGGTATTCGTGTTAACGGTATCTCTGCTGGCCCAATCCGTACATTAGCGGCGTCTGGTATCAAAGACTTCCGTAAAATGTTAAGCCATTGCGAATCAGTAACCCCTCTGCGTCGCACTGTAACAACCGAAGATGTAGGTAATACAGCAGCATTCTTATGCTCTGACTTATCAGGTGGTATTACTGGCGAAATCATCCACGTTGATGGTGGCTTTAGCATTGCAGCAATGAATGAATTAGAACTAAAATAA
- a CDS encoding SMI1/KNR4 family protein produces the protein MNNNFEHCEKNISLFEIEQLENNLKYKFSNDFVEHYLQFNGGVPLKSWYYINNDIEPLEIAKFKSIKHCNLTLDSSTSLLDNCYYYMIEKKVIPQNIIPFAIDWGGNFFCINQDDNSVLFYAIDLFNDELTLEENHKNAQLYLAPSFDVFINNLMSEDEIDGL, from the coding sequence ATGAATAATAATTTCGAACACTGCGAAAAAAACATTTCTTTGTTTGAAATAGAACAATTGGAGAATAATTTAAAATATAAATTTTCTAATGATTTTGTTGAACATTACCTACAATTTAATGGAGGAGTCCCTTTAAAGAGTTGGTATTATATCAATAATGATATTGAACCTCTTGAAATTGCAAAGTTTAAATCCATAAAACACTGTAACTTAACTTTAGATAGTAGTACTTCATTACTCGATAATTGTTATTATTATATGATTGAAAAAAAAGTTATTCCTCAAAACATCATCCCCTTTGCTATTGATTGGGGTGGGAATTTTTTCTGCATTAATCAAGATGATAATAGTGTGCTATTTTATGCGATAGATCTCTTTAATGATGAACTAACTCTTGAAGAAAACCATAAAAATGCTCAACTCTATTTAGCTCCTTCATTTGATGTTTTTATCAATAATCTAATGAGTGAAGATGAGATAGACGGCTTATAA
- the tyrS gene encoding tyrosine--tRNA ligase, whose protein sequence is MSSKNLITQLQERGLIAQVTDEAALVERLEQGPIALYCGFDPTADSLHLGHLVPLLCLKRFQLAGHKPVALVGGATGLIGDPSFKATERKLNTQDTVHEWVEKIRKQVSPFLDFDSGENSAELANNYDWFGQMDVLTFLRDIGKHFSVNQMINKEAVKQRLNRDDVGISFTEFAYNLLQAYDFASLNTHLGVELQIGGSDQWGNITSGIDLTRRFNQKQVFGMTVPLITKSDGTKFGKTEGGAVWLDPKKTSPYKFYQFWINTADADVYRFLKFFTFMSIEEINALEEEDKNSGQAPRAQRVLAELVTGLVHGEEGLVAAKRITESLFSGAIADLTQADLEQLAQDGMPTIELEKGSDLQQALVNAELVPSRGQARTMIGSNAVSINGEKQDNPEYVFEEKDFLFGHYSILRRGKKHYCLVIWK, encoded by the coding sequence ATGTCTAGCAAGAACCTAATCACACAATTGCAGGAGCGTGGGCTAATCGCTCAGGTCACGGATGAGGCAGCTTTAGTAGAGCGTTTGGAGCAAGGTCCTATCGCTCTCTATTGTGGCTTCGATCCTACCGCTGATAGCCTGCACTTGGGGCATTTGGTTCCTTTGCTGTGTTTAAAACGATTCCAACTAGCCGGGCATAAGCCTGTGGCGTTGGTGGGTGGTGCAACGGGTCTGATTGGTGATCCTAGTTTTAAAGCCACCGAGCGCAAACTGAATACCCAAGATACTGTTCACGAATGGGTAGAAAAAATTCGTAAACAAGTGTCACCTTTCTTAGATTTCGACAGTGGTGAAAACAGTGCGGAATTAGCAAACAACTATGACTGGTTTGGTCAAATGGATGTGCTGACATTCCTGCGTGATATCGGTAAACACTTCTCTGTGAACCAAATGATCAACAAAGAAGCGGTTAAACAGCGTTTAAACCGTGACGATGTGGGTATCTCTTTTACTGAATTCGCCTATAACCTATTACAAGCTTATGACTTCGCGTCATTAAATACGCATTTAGGTGTTGAATTACAAATCGGTGGCTCTGATCAGTGGGGTAATATCACTTCAGGTATCGATTTAACCCGCCGTTTCAATCAGAAACAAGTATTTGGTATGACTGTACCATTAATTACTAAATCTGACGGAACTAAATTCGGTAAGACAGAAGGTGGTGCGGTTTGGTTAGATCCTAAGAAAACAAGCCCATACAAATTCTATCAGTTCTGGATCAATACAGCAGATGCTGACGTTTATCGCTTCTTAAAATTCTTCACCTTTATGAGCATTGAAGAAATTAATGCACTTGAAGAAGAAGATAAAAATAGCGGTCAAGCGCCTCGTGCTCAACGTGTATTAGCAGAACTAGTTACGGGTTTAGTTCACGGTGAAGAGGGATTAGTCGCTGCTAAACGTATTACAGAAAGCTTATTCTCTGGTGCAATTGCAGACTTAACACAAGCTGATCTTGAACAATTAGCACAAGACGGTATGCCGACAATTGAATTAGAAAAAGGCAGTGATTTGCAACAAGCGCTGGTTAACGCAGAATTAGTTCCTTCTCGTGGTCAGGCTCGTACAATGATTGGCTCTAACGCTGTTTCAATTAACGGTGAAAAACAAGACAATCCTGAATACGTCTTTGAAGAAAAAGATTTCTTATTTGGTCATTATTCTATTTTACGTCGCGGTAAAAAACACTACTGCCTTGTTATCTGGAAATAA
- the sapF gene encoding putrescine export ABC transporter ATP-binding protein SapF: protein MFDKLLEVKNLSKTFRYRTGLFRRQQLEAVKPVSFTLEPKQTLAIIGANGSGKSTLARMLSGVTEPTGGDIFINGHQLHFGDYPYRSQRIRMIFQDPTNSLNPRQRIGQTLDIPLRLNTDLSAIEREKRIYQTLRQVGLLPEHANYYPHMFASGQRQRIALARALILQPQVIIADEAIASLDMSLRSQIINLMLELQETHDIAYIYVTQNLGMTKHISDKIIVMDNGEVVERGNTAEVLASPLHEVTRRLVASHFGEALTAEAWRQDLT, encoded by the coding sequence ATGTTCGATAAACTGCTTGAGGTAAAGAATCTTTCAAAAACCTTTCGCTATCGCACTGGATTATTCCGGCGTCAACAATTAGAAGCTGTAAAACCAGTTAGTTTTACACTTGAGCCAAAACAAACCTTAGCCATTATTGGTGCTAATGGTTCAGGAAAATCTACATTAGCAAGAATGTTATCAGGTGTAACTGAGCCTACCGGCGGGGATATTTTTATTAATGGGCATCAACTCCATTTCGGTGATTATCCTTATCGTAGCCAACGCATTAGAATGATATTCCAAGATCCCACTAACTCATTAAATCCGCGCCAACGTATTGGTCAAACATTAGATATTCCTTTGCGTCTTAATACGGATCTGAGTGCTATTGAACGTGAAAAGCGCATTTATCAGACATTACGCCAAGTGGGCCTTTTGCCTGAACATGCCAACTATTATCCCCATATGTTTGCATCAGGTCAGCGCCAACGTATTGCGCTTGCAAGAGCATTAATTTTACAACCTCAAGTAATTATTGCTGACGAGGCTATCGCATCATTGGATATGTCCTTACGATCACAAATTATAAATTTGATGTTAGAACTGCAAGAAACTCATGATATTGCCTATATTTATGTAACACAAAACTTAGGTATGACTAAACATATTAGCGATAAGATTATTGTGATGGATAATGGTGAAGTTGTTGAACGCGGTAATACAGCTGAAGTCCTTGCTTCACCTTTACATGAAGTCACACGAAGATTGGTTGCAAGCCATTTTGGTGAAGCCTTAACAGCCGAAGCTTGGCGTCAAGATTTAACTTAA
- the gstA gene encoding glutathione transferase GstA, with the protein MKLYYTPGSCSLSPHIVLRETGLDFSIERIDLRAKKTESGKDFLTINPKGQVPVLQLDNGDILTEGVAIVQYLADLKPDRNLIAPPKTLERYHQIEWLNFLASEVHKGYSPLFSPDTPESYLPVVKTKLKSKFAYINDILSKQKFACGEYFTVIDAYLFTLSQWAPHVGLDLTDLTHLQDYLKRIAQRPNVHSALITEGLIKE; encoded by the coding sequence ATGAAATTGTACTACACACCGGGTAGTTGCTCACTTTCCCCTCATATCGTTTTACGTGAAACGGGCCTAGATTTCTCTATTGAACGCATCGATTTACGTGCTAAAAAAACAGAGTCAGGTAAAGATTTTCTAACCATCAACCCTAAAGGGCAGGTTCCTGTCCTTCAATTAGATAATGGTGATATTCTGACTGAAGGCGTTGCTATTGTTCAATACCTTGCAGACTTAAAACCAGATAGAAATTTAATTGCACCACCAAAAACATTAGAACGTTATCACCAAATAGAATGGTTAAATTTTCTTGCGAGTGAAGTTCATAAAGGTTATAGCCCACTATTTTCACCAGATACTCCTGAAAGCTACCTACCAGTGGTTAAAACCAAACTCAAAAGTAAATTTGCTTATATCAATGATATCTTAAGCAAACAAAAATTTGCATGTGGTGAGTATTTTACTGTTATTGATGCTTATTTATTTACATTAAGCCAATGGGCACCGCATGTTGGCTTAGATTTAACTGATCTAACACATCTACAAGATTACTTAAAACGCATTGCACAACGCCCTAATGTACATAGCGCACTGATTACTGAGGGGTTAATTAAAGAGTAA
- the pdxY gene encoding pyridoxal kinase PdxY, with translation MKNILSIQSHVVFGHAGNSASEFPMRRMGVNVWPLNTVQFSNHTQYPEKWTGCVMSAEHITEIVDGIAAIGKLSQCDAVLSGYLGSAEQGLRIVDIVKKVKQANPNAWYFCDPVMGHPEKGCIVPPAVSGVLCEEALPISDIIAPNLLELETLSGGKALHNVDECVNAARELCKQGPKIVLVKHLSRAGYRHDRFEMLLVTAEHSWHVSRPLVDFGERQPVGVGDLTSGLMLVDLLKGVELQTALEHVAAAVYEVMLKTKEMNEYELQLVAAQDQMVHPTHRFCATQID, from the coding sequence ATGAAAAATATACTCTCTATTCAATCTCATGTTGTTTTCGGTCACGCGGGTAACAGTGCTTCTGAGTTTCCAATGCGTCGGATGGGTGTGAACGTTTGGCCTTTAAATACAGTGCAATTTTCAAACCACACACAGTACCCAGAAAAATGGACTGGATGTGTTATGTCAGCAGAACATATTACAGAAATTGTTGATGGTATTGCCGCAATCGGCAAGCTCTCACAATGTGATGCTGTACTAAGTGGTTATTTGGGATCGGCTGAACAAGGTTTGCGTATTGTTGATATCGTTAAAAAAGTAAAACAAGCCAATCCTAACGCATGGTATTTTTGTGATCCTGTGATGGGGCATCCTGAAAAAGGTTGTATTGTCCCTCCTGCAGTTTCAGGTGTGCTGTGTGAAGAAGCTTTACCAATTAGCGATATTATTGCCCCTAATCTTTTAGAGCTTGAAACATTAAGTGGTGGTAAAGCACTTCACAACGTTGATGAGTGCGTAAACGCTGCTCGTGAATTGTGTAAACAAGGCCCTAAGATTGTATTAGTAAAACACTTATCACGTGCTGGATATCGCCATGATCGCTTTGAAATGCTGTTAGTAACCGCAGAACATAGTTGGCATGTTAGTCGCCCATTAGTTGATTTTGGTGAGCGTCAACCCGTGGGAGTCGGTGATTTAACCAGTGGTTTAATGCTGGTGGATTTACTCAAAGGGGTTGAGTTACAAACTGCATTAGAACACGTTGCCGCGGCAGTTTATGAAGTGATGCTCAAAACGAAAGAAATGAATGAGTACGAATTGCAACTCGTTGCTGCACAAGATCAAATGGTGCATCCAACACATAGATTCTGCGCAACACAGATAGATTAA
- a CDS encoding DUF3592 domain-containing protein, whose amino-acid sequence MKKFKFLFYIFAIIGVIIFIVALFVIKSELHLVRNGIETTGIVIDQSMSQSSNERNVYHPIIQFTTNDNRKITFRSLEGSNPPRFHLGENISVIYLQNDPQRATINNFLGLYGAGTILGIFGLVFASTGLIPLYFIRRKANRNQRLKRDGMPINVKISEVIINNNIRINHRSPYQIIADYHDTLNNRLIRYKSGYIFFDPTPYINKELVTVYVDKRNPKIYYLDISFLPSFEE is encoded by the coding sequence ATGAAGAAATTTAAATTTCTGTTTTATATTTTTGCCATTATCGGCGTGATTATTTTTATCGTTGCTTTATTTGTTATTAAATCAGAATTACATTTAGTAAGAAATGGCATAGAAACAACGGGTATTGTTATTGATCAAAGTATGAGTCAATCCTCTAATGAGAGAAATGTTTATCACCCTATTATTCAATTTACTACTAATGATAATAGAAAAATTACTTTTCGCTCACTAGAAGGAAGTAACCCACCTCGTTTTCATCTTGGTGAAAACATTAGTGTTATTTATCTTCAAAATGATCCTCAAAGAGCGACAATTAACAACTTTTTAGGCTTATATGGTGCAGGCACTATATTAGGTATTTTTGGCTTGGTATTTGCCTCAACGGGACTTATCCCTCTGTATTTTATAAGAAGAAAAGCCAATAGAAATCAACGATTGAAACGTGATGGTATGCCTATTAATGTAAAAATATCTGAGGTCATTATTAATAATAATATTCGAATTAATCACCGTTCTCCTTATCAAATCATTGCAGATTATCATGACACATTAAATAATCGTTTAATTCGTTATAAAAGTGGTTATATATTTTTTGATCCCACTCCTTATATTAATAAAGAACTGGTTACAGTCTATGTTGATAAGAGAAATCCCAAGATTTATTACCTTGATATTTCTTTCCTACCTTCATTTGAAGAATGA